Proteins encoded in a region of the Pelmatolapia mariae isolate MD_Pm_ZW linkage group LG16_19, Pm_UMD_F_2, whole genome shotgun sequence genome:
- the LOC134645265 gene encoding granzyme-like protein 1 isoform X1 produces MICCITCIFLQVSLTGAAESSIIGGREAKPHSRPYMASLQYQEHHSCGGMLIREDFVLTAAHCKFENRGPSTVVLGAHDISKKEKSQQRIKVAKYYPHPKFSGKYDYDIMLLKLEKNATLNKFVKTIKLPKKNGKTPANVKCHVVGWGRTGDDLRPSNFLKEATEKTQFSSECEKIWGSTFNFHHMICTKFTKKDGGVCEGDSGGPLICNKRPQGVTAFIMKGNCNNPKYPHVFTKVNFFIAWMKEKMKEERFVA; encoded by the exons ATGATCTGCTGCATCACATGCATCTTTCTACAAGTCTCCCTCACAG GGGCTGCTGAGAGCAGTATAATTGGTGGCAGAGAAGCAAAGCCCCATTCCAGACCTTACATGGCATCACTCCAGTATCAAGAACACCATTCATGTGGTGGGATGTTAATCCGAGAGGACTTTGTTCTAACGGCAGCACACTGCAA ATTTGAGAACAGAGGTCCTTCAACAGTGGTCCTTGGAGCACATGACATTAGcaagaaagagaaaagtcaGCAACGTATCAAAGTGGCGAAGTACTACCCACACCCAAAATTCAGTGGAAAATACGATTACGACATTATGTTACTGAAG TTAGAAAAAAATGCCACACTGAATAAATTTGTGAAGACCATCAAACTACCCAAGAAAAACGGGAAAACGCCTGCCAACGTTAAATGTCATGTGGTTGGTTGGGGTCGAACTGGAGATGATTTACGTCCCTCAAATTTTCTGAAGGAAGCTACGGAGAAGACGCAATTCAGCAGTGAGTGCGAAAAGATTTGGGGAtcaacttttaattttcatcACATGATATGCACCAAGTTCACCAAAAAGGACGGCGGGGTTTGCGAG ggTGATTCTGGTGGACCACTTATCTGCAACAAAAGGCCTCAAGGTGTAACAGCATTTATCATGAAAGGCAACTGCAATAATCCAAAGTATCCGCACGTCTTCACTaaagttaatttttttattgcatggatgaaggagaaaatgaaagaagagaGGTTTGTTGCATGA
- the nxph2a gene encoding neurexophilin-2 — MSPLQTFLLFFLLHQVSCRKVHGGVTELIEWRDSDNEQKISPTGASPRILNPLRLFARGSPEFKSNIREMTYLHSMEDFWDWLSNQTDVQGAQARTKRRPIVKTGKFKKMFGWGDFHSNIKTVKLNLLITGKIVDHGNGTFSVYFRHNSTGLGNVSVSLVPPSKVVEFEIAQQSTLETKDTKSFNCRIEYEKTDRNKKTALCSFDPSKVCYQEQTQSHVSWLCSKPFKVICIYIAFYSVDYKLVQKVCPDYNYHSDTPYSSTG; from the exons ATGAGTCCTCTGCAAACattcttgttgtttttcctcctgCACCAG GTCTCGTGCAGGAAAGTGCATGGAGGAGTCACAGAACTCATCGAGTGGAGGGACAGCGATAATGAACAGAAGATATCTCCCACCGGGGCCAGTCCACGGATCCTCAATCCCCTGCGTTTGTTTGCCAGGGGCTCCCCCGAGTTCAAGAGTAACATAAGGGAAATGACATATTTACACAGCATGGAGGACTTTTGGGACTGGTTATCTAACCAGACAGATGTTCAGGGCGCACAGGCCAGAACTAAGCGCAGACCCATCGTCAAGACTGGCAAATTCAAAAAGATGTTTGGTTGGGGAGACTTCCACTCCAACATCAAGACTGTCAAACTCAACTTGCTGATCACAGGAAAGATTGTGGACCACGGGAACGGCACATTTAGCGTTTACTTCCGCCACAATTCCACAGGTCTGGGGAATGTGTCGGTGAGCCTGGTGCCACCTTCCAAGGTGGTGGAGTTTGAGATCGCCCAGCAGTCCACACTGGAGACCAAAGACACCAAATCTTTCAACTGTCGCATTGAATATGAGAAGACGGATCGCAACAAGAAGACTGCCTTGTGCAGCTTTGATCCATCCAAGGTGTGCTATCAGGAGCAGACGCAGAGCCATGTGTCATGGTTATGCTCAAAACCCTTCAAAGTCATATGCATCTATATAGCCTTTTACAGCGTAGACTATAAACTGGTCCAGAAGGTATGCCCTGACTACAACTACCACAGTGACACACCTTACTCCTCAACAGGGTGA
- the LOC134644880 gene encoding UDP-glucuronosyltransferase-like: protein MSNGVWFPTLGLLAMLCCFSMGPVQGGKVLVVPVDGSHWLSMKILVKELIRRGHEVVVLAPESSLLIQGSESFRTEIYKVPYTKAELDGSFNTHEVFIKPAEFADLIVNLRRLVNFTSLQVKGCESLLDNKPLMNRLREQGFDLVLTDPFLPCGSVLAHMFSIPAVYFLRMLPCELDMKANKCPSPPSYIPVFFSGNTDSMTFPERVKNFVMYGVQSYICTIIYPHFDDLVSRYIGEISTYQELVSHGAIWLFRYDFTFEWPRPLMPNMVLIGGINCAKRAPLPADLEEFVNGSGDDGFIVFSMGSVVSTMPEEKAKHFLDAFRKIPQRVVWRYTGALPDDIPKNVRVMKWLPQNDLLAHAKAKVFIAHGGSHGIYEGICNGVPMLMFPLFGDQGDNVNRLVARGAAVTLSIYDVTTEQLLGALKKLIYDKRYKAKMMELSAIHLDRPTEPVDLAAFWTEFVMRHKGASHLRVGAHDLNWFQYHSLDVLSFFAVILITVVWMTVKCCRFCIRKCCRIGTAKRKSE from the exons ATGAGCAACGGGGTGTGGTTTCCTACTCTGGGGCTGCTGGCCATGCTATGCTGCTTCAGCATGGGGCCGGTTCAAGGGGGGAAGGTGCTGGTTGTGCCTGTGGATGGAAGCCACTGGCTCAGCATGAAGATATTGGTGAAGGAACTCATCCGCAGGGGCCATGAAGTCGTAGTGCTGgcgccagaaagcagcctgttGATCCAAGGCTCAGAGAGCTTCAGGACAGAGATTTATAAAGTGCCTTACACCAAAGCTGAACTGGATGGAAGTTTCAACACCCATGAAGTGTTCATCAAACCCGCAGAATTTGCAGATTTGATAGTGAATTTGAGGCGACTGGTCAACTTTACTTCTCTCCAGGTGAAAGGTTGTGAGAGTTTGCTGGACAATAAGCCTTTGATGAATCGACTGAGGGAGCAGGGTTTTGATCTTGTGCTTACAGACCCCTTCCTTCCTTGCGGGTCTGTCCTGGCTCATATGTTTTCCATTCCAGCTGTTTATTTCCTTCGTATGCTTCCATGTGAGCTGGATATGAAGGCTAACAAGTGTCCTTCTCCTCCTTCCtatattccagtgtttttctctgGAAATACAGACTCGATGACTTTCCCAGAGAGAGTAAAAAACTTTGTAATGTATGGTGTGCAGTCCTACATTTGCACAATTATCTATCCTCACTTTGACGATCTAGTCAGCAGGTATATAGGAGAGATTTCAACTTATCAAGAACTTGTCAGCCACGGGGCTATCTGGCTTTTCAGATATGACTTTACCTTTGAATGGCCCAGACCTCTCATGCCAAACATGGTGTTAATTGGAGGGATCAACTGTGCAAAGAGGGCTCCCCTGCCAGCG GACTTGGAAGAGTTTGTGAATGGCTCAGGAGATGACGGCTTCATTGTGTTTAGCATGGGTTCAGTCGTGTCCACCATGCCTGAAGAGAAAGCAAAGCACTTCTTAGACGCTTTTCGAAAAATACCTCAAAGG gTCGTGTGGAGATACACTGGTGCACTACCTGATGATATACCCAAGAATGTCAGAGTTATGAAGTGGTTACCTCAAAATGATCTCCTAG CCCATGCCAAGGCTAAAGTCTTCATCGCTCATGGAGGCTCCCATGGTATCTATGAAGGTATCTGTAATGGTGTGCCCATGTTGATGTTTCCACTTTTTGGAGACCAGGGAGACAATGTGAATCGCTTGGTGGCCCGCGGCGCTGCAGTGACACTCAGTATATACGACGTGACAACTGAACAGCTACTGGGTGCGCTAAAGAAACTTATCTATGACAAAAG GTACAAAGCAAAGATGATGGAGCTTTCAGCGATACACCTAGACCGTCCCACAGAGCCTGTGGACCTAGCTGCTTTTTGGACCGAGTTTGTCATGAGACACAAAGGAGCTTCGCATCTCAGAGTGGGCGCTCATGATTTGAACTGGTTTCAGTACCACAGCTTGGATGTGCTGTCGTTTTTCGCCGTCATTCTCATAACAGTTGTGTGGATGACAGTGAAATGCTGCCGATTTTGTATCCGCAAGTGTTGCAGGATAGgaactgcaaaaagaaaatctgaataG
- the LOC134645265 gene encoding granzyme-like protein 1 isoform X2: MICCITCIFLQVSLTGAAESSIIGGREAKPHSRPYMASLQYQEHHSCGGMLIREDFVLTAAHCKFENRGPSTVVLGAHDISKKEKSQQRIKVAKYYPHPKFSGKYDYDIMLLKLEKNATLNKFVKTIKLPKKNGKTPANVKCHVVGWGRTGDDLRPSNFLKEATEKTQFSR, from the exons ATGATCTGCTGCATCACATGCATCTTTCTACAAGTCTCCCTCACAG GGGCTGCTGAGAGCAGTATAATTGGTGGCAGAGAAGCAAAGCCCCATTCCAGACCTTACATGGCATCACTCCAGTATCAAGAACACCATTCATGTGGTGGGATGTTAATCCGAGAGGACTTTGTTCTAACGGCAGCACACTGCAA ATTTGAGAACAGAGGTCCTTCAACAGTGGTCCTTGGAGCACATGACATTAGcaagaaagagaaaagtcaGCAACGTATCAAAGTGGCGAAGTACTACCCACACCCAAAATTCAGTGGAAAATACGATTACGACATTATGTTACTGAAG TTAGAAAAAAATGCCACACTGAATAAATTTGTGAAGACCATCAAACTACCCAAGAAAAACGGGAAAACGCCTGCCAACGTTAAATGTCATGTGGTTGGTTGGGGTCGAACTGGAGATGATTTACGTCCCTCAAATTTTCTGAAGGAAGCTACGGAGAAGACGCAATTCAGCA ggTGA